Below is a window of Malania oleifera isolate guangnan ecotype guangnan chromosome 1, ASM2987363v1, whole genome shotgun sequence DNA.
AATCCTACAGTGCAAATGTACACAAAGAAGAAAAAGCAAGGCACCAAATACATCAAAACATGTTAGTCAAAAATGAAGCACTGGTTCCCCcccaaaataaatttcttttttgcCTTAGATAAGTCATCTGCATGGTTAACTGCAAGATACAGAAAGATTTGTTGAGaattattcatttattattatgatgatgattattattattattaatcttaaGATCAATTTATTCAATCTATAGACTCTCATCTTGTACCACGTATAACTGCAGGATACTTTTATTGACCACCCCAGATGAAGTGGAGCAGACAGGTATGACAACCACAAACAATAATATGTATATGATGgagaaaataaaaacaacaatttAGCAAAAGTAAATGACAGActcagaaaaaataaaaagaggacagtaaaaaaaacaaaacaaaacaagcaGAGGATGTGGAAGAAAAAAGTTTCTGAGGCTGCATCTGTTCAGTGATTAAGCAATCAAGCAAGTGTCAGCATTAAAGAAGACGATTATCATTTCTAATTTAATGAAATGATATGTGGAcaggagaaagaaagaaagatgtTTCTAGTTCAGCTTCCCCTACCAACCCAGATTAGAAGAGTTTCATGTACACTAACTTACAAGTAAACCTGATACTAAAAGGAAATGCAATTCGAGTCTCCCATTGCAAGAGCTAGTTAAATCTAGTTAATCCTTAAGCAGTGACGAGCATGAATTTTATTATTTGGCATTGTCAACAAATGCAAAAGCACAGATCATAATTATATGTACGTATATTATCTACATGTTTAAGTGCAAAAAGCAATGTAGCTGCATACCTAAAGAACACATAGCCGGTAGTATCCTCAGAAGATTTCCTGCTTTGGGCAGTTATAAACCCTGCTGATTTACAGTGGATATGGCAATGCTCCAACAGAACAGTGCTGTTCCCAAATATGAAATCCACGCTGCCCTCAATATAGCAATCTTTTAAATACTGTTTTCCGTAATGTAAATAGAGAGTATCCTGCATAACGAAACAGAAGTCAGACAAAGAATCATGAAGCCCAAAGGAAAAACTAAAAGAATTAAGTCAAACACAGGACGTTGGGAAATGTAAAGAGAACACATATATTTCTTGCTGAACAATCAAACTGGCATGAGCATAAGCTGCATGACATTTGGTTCCGTGACCCCTAGTTAATTCCAAGTATTGCCTAATTACAGAAAGTACATGATAAATCATTCAAGAGATTTCCTTGTTCCAAAAAGTACATCATAAGAATATATTGCTAGTTTCTTCAAGTAATTAGGCGCTCAACACccattcatttaaatttaaatgaatagGATATTCAGTGGACTATGAACTACCCTTTAAATCCTCAAACTTAATAACGAACTATATAGCTTAAAAAATTTAAGTCCACGCTTCTCTGTTAAAGCTCAGTAAACTTTCCCAACCAGCCGCTAGCCTCCTACTAACTAAATGTTTAGGATAATGTttgacacattttttttttccccagctTAATTTGCTTGTCATTTTGTTGTAAAGCTTTTAGCTGAACAGTTAATGTGCTTCTGATTGCTCTTTCCAGCAATCCTTATAGTGAGTGTTATTCTTCACtgaacaaaacaaaacaaacctAAACAAAACAAAAGGTCTCGAACCCACCAAACAAAAAGATTTGAGATCTATCTTTTGCTAAGCAACAAATGGACGAGATAATTATTGTACCTGCCACCCAAGAAACCTGCAATTGTAGAAGGCACAGCGATCAGCTGTGACTCTAAGTGCCACGGCTTGGCCTGATCCCTGAAAACAATGATTGCAGTTAAGAAAAGTATTACAATTTGAAGGGAACCTTTAAAAAAACAAATCAGACACATGACACACGCAATCActggttaatttttattttattttttcagacagcaaagaaaaaaaaaatcaaagcagGATTTTTTCAGTAAATCTAAAAACCCCAAACTACAATTTTTAAGATACACATTACTCTAAagatcaacaaaaaaaaaaaattgcagacAACAAATGAATAACCAAACGAAAATTTGAGAATGTCAAATTCAGAGTTGAGCCGCATTACCTCAGGAGAATAGTTCTCAAAAGTGATATTCTCGGCTACAAAGTCGGCGCCTTCAACAATAGCGCTTCCACATGCGAATGTACCAGTCCCAATCACCTGAGATGTCTGAAAACTTCAAGAAACCCAATCAAACACAGCCACATTCACACAggaaaaaacatttaaaaaaaaaaaaaaccctaaagcaGAACACTTATAGTTGCAGTTGCAGTTGCCGAAGAGTCCCAAAACGAGACGGGTAGCAGGTGTGGTGGGGACGTGTTACCTGGTGGTGGTCGATCTTGGTGGCGGTGTTGTTCCAGGTGAGGACGGTGTCCTCGGGGTGTAGGCCGGCGAGGGTGATAAAATTCTTGGTCTTGGGAACGTACACCGGCTGCCGATAGATTCCCGGCGAGACTTGGATCACCGTCCGGGTTGCGTTGTTGAGTGGCACTGCGTCTATGGCCTCCTGCACCGTTCGATAGTCGCCGCATCCATCCTGTGCCACCCGAATCACCCGCCCTGCCATCTCCCTCTCCCtcgctctctctccctctctctgatCGCCTCTTTCGCTCTCTATTGCTTGAGCTGTGTTAAGAGTCGGTGGAGTCTGCTATTGAAAAGAGCGATTCTGATTCTCCACTGCTTCGCCACTATGCTTCCCTCATTTTCAAACTTCACGCGGTTTATGATTAGGAATCAAATCTTCTCTGCAGCTTCTAATTTTTAAGTGTAAACTAAGAAATTCTTTAATTAGCATAGACATAGTGCAAGATAGACGCACTTGTGAGAAAGAGTAGCTTAGTTACGATGAGGAAAAGTAGAAGGTGTAATGCCTCTAATCCACCAAGTGAGGCTCGGAATATTATAGGACCATTCATCCGTCTCGAATACTATAAATTTCATACACGTAAcgaaaaataattaaactactTCAAATAAAATATCAGAGTTCTGTTCTATACATCCAAAAAGTGTATTCATTCACCTCATATTATATAACCGAAAATtaaacataaatttatatatttcaGTTCCTACGACTGCTCATAGTGACAAAAACTAACCCTGCCTTGGAGCttactaagctcgatcacttgagggacttgaaaagttaataatttGCTAGGATGAAACACTTCTTAGtaaagatggaataaattatatcaatgtatggcaaatgagttttagtgtatacaaaatatagttGTTTGTTAATCAATATCAACTGTATACAAAATATAGTTGTTTGTTAATCAATATCAACTGAGAAAACACATGCAAActgtactcacacacacacataaacattTATAAGCAAGAATTTCCGaagataggggagattacacgctcatacatgtaacgCCTCTTTACTTTAATACCGTTTATAACTTTACCCTTATAGTTGAGTgagactacaactgatacttatcaggacactcatcttactcagtaagccctcggacAGAGAGTTTTACTCGTCATAATTTGTTTACGCATcttaattcacatacatgtactaacacacattcaacatcaatcataccacaAAATCCACATACACgtacttttcataataacatagcatattcaaaattataatgtaTTCAATTCACCtatgttgaccttacaaggcttaacatcctattttgatgctaacaaacaagtgaaatttaacatatttgttgagtaatgatatttcaggactcacagggatcaagcatgaaaatgcaagcttatacttcaaagaaggatgatcgtACGAAActtaaagcatgaatttcaagatgatattttaaaagtTAAAGAATATGAGGGAAAGTTTAAAAGtgtatcaaagcttgaagaaaaacaaaagaggcTAAAGAAAACAAAAGCAGGAGAGTTCGaagaaaagacaagcataaagacttaagcaccaagaatgttcaaagtcctagaagtctttatgtaagtgtttcatattttaaatattttttgaaatattattgaagctctttaggggatatttatggacttagaaacctattTTAACAACCCGAAagtattttatgaaagatcaaagtaagagagcaaaactaattttgaaaactaaaaagaaaaaccAGAAAAGTgaactggtcagccgactgaccaggtTACACTGGGTTTGCTCAGCCAACTGACAGGAATACAACGGTTAAATAAactacccagtcgactgaccaaaaGAACTAACCTTACTCAGCCAACTGACAATGTCCAGCCAACTGACATTTTTGAATGTGGTTGAGTGAGTCGACTGATGTTTTAATGAAATTAATATCTGGCAAACAAAGAGGCCTCAATCGCCTGTCCAGCTGACTAACCCTGTGAAAATTGATTACCCAGTCACCTATCCTGTTAACCGACTCCAcgagaatatgaatttttaaacctcaacgggaaaattctaaaaatcagtttttcaaatatgaacttTATACAAAACTtagtggacactccaagtaacttggggaataaggaaactaatcctaaaaagtctataaatactactttaatcccaagaaatttatAACCAAGCAATTACACAGCAAACTTacattcaatctctcaatctctctcaaagttttctattgctcatactcttgttgggggaaatcatctgaattgctgctgaaacatcaaCTTACgattctcatactgagttttctcaatcactaaagaacccttggtgatctctacacttaagtttcaattttatttcatattgatatttaaattcttgaagtacatagcgCTAaagttgtactaatctactttatttgagagtgttcttgtacacagctactcttttgtatttttgtaatatttttgacaattcaaggtgtttggatcattggctaagcgtggcgtatcacttagagaggtgtagctctagtctaattgaagaagtgaccgagtgagggaatatcacttggagaggcgggctctagcctactaaaggagtgtgtaacggtgttgttccgcctggaaaggaactggtatagtggaatcctttggtggtttgccaaaggtgaggatgtaggctagggataagccgaaccttgtaaaaactgtggcctcactctctctttcctttactctctttactttcaacatatataaactgcgtggatgtttcaaattcttaaatcatatatactacgtggattagacattaaataaacttaaatttaatttgtttttgggattgcagaaaccgaaaatTAGTACGTTGTTTGATCCATATTTTGCGGAAATCGTaagagagtacattgattggtgaaacacccaaagattctttaattgaaaatttatttagcGTCTAAGTTTTTgaaaagagtattggattttatataatacttcattttgagaaagcaaattcattatcaCAAGGCTTGCATTAACCGCAAGGcttgattcaaaatttcattcactacagggctgcaaacaaactaaccatcttgattaaatattttgtggatttgattgattgattttaaagTTTGGCTTGATTGATtgtttgtttaattgtgttgtgaattgtataaaaagaatttagttcttgtgtgattgctaaatcaaatAAAGAAGTCAAGAATCaattaaaaagatttaaaagaaattttaaaacccaattcaccccccctcttgggactacacctttgttttcaattggtatcagagcgaggttataacaaatcttaatcaatagctatataaagatcttaatggcacacttaggcgtagctccctttggagaaggacaatcctcaactaggcctcccatcttttgtgatttaaattatacattttggaaataaaggatgagaatatgtcttcaaactatgaattggagagcttgggaggttgtcacggatggtgacctaattcccttcaaactagtagatggaaaacaagtccctaaggagaaaaaggacataactaacttagatcacaaaatgctgcaagttaattcaagtgctatcaatgctttgtattgtgctctagatattaatgaattcaatagagtcatggcttgcaaaacagccaaagaaatttgggataagttagaggtaacctatgaaggaacggtagatgttagagacaatagaattgacatgctaactattgaatatgaagctttcaaaatgaatacggatgaaacaatcactagtatgtatactaggttcacccatattataaacttCCTCAAtgccctaggaaaaacatattcaacgTATGAAATGATTCGTAAAATTCTTAAAGGGCTGCCACCAATATGGGAAACAAAAGTCACAGCAATAACCGAAGGAAgatatttgaaaaacacttctttaaatgaactaataggttctctactcacatatgaaatgtcaatgaatgaaaggaatggaaaaaccaaagcccaaaaatctatagccttcaaagcttcaaaagaaaactctagtagtaaagaagagatggatgaagatgaactagccttcatatctaagaaacttgcaagaatactaagaagaaaaaataaattcaaaagaagaaatacacgaaaatcaaaatctgaatcagatgaagaagaagaaattagcaagaagaaatcaagaaataaaatttctacatgttataattgcaacaaagcaaGACATATAAAAcaggaatgtccactacttaagaaggatttcaaaaggaaaaaggcaatgaaagtcactacttgggatagtttgagtacaagtagttcgaaatgtgaatcaagtgaccaagaggttgcttatacttgctttatgacttgggacgatgaggaaagctcctcatataaatcctttaataattcttgtagtgattcatcaaatgaatccaatgatgggtatatgtcatcttatgaagagttacaaaataatttattcaaagtgcataagatggtagtcaaagtaactaaacaatacgcatcattgaaaaacaagaatgaatgaGTGATAGAAGAGTTAGAATCTCTCAAActtgttaaaaaagaaaaagattcaaaaatcaagaaaatggaaaataagaatgaagctgtgataaaagagttagaagttaaaaattttgctaaaaaagaaaaagaattgaaaatcaagaaattagaaagcatgaatgaaaaattgatgaaggaagtagaagacttgagatctcaatcctctatggaaaatgagaaagacttaaatatttctgaattagaggataaaattattaagatgtctaaaaaccaaaaaaaaaaaagggcaaaaatatagaaaattcagaaatttatgatcttaagaaggAAATTAAGGATCAagctaaaatcatttacaatttcactagaggaaaagaaaattttgttaaaataattggctcacaaagaatgtctctaaataaaaaAGACATATATAGGGTTCAATGAAATTGataatacaaggaaaaagaatttctacatgggatacttcacaAAAGCCTCCGAGGACTATGcaagcacttcttcaaatgcttacactcacaccacatgctacctatgtaaaaagaagggacatataaagtttgaatgtccattaaaaagaaaaggtgtgaaaacaaaacaagtttagAGAATTAAAGAAATATCCTTTATTAAATCATCAGGACCtcagaaagtatgggtacctagataaaaagtttgtatggaaaatctcaaagaagagtttaagagtttatcttattaaaacaaataaaaacaaaaatgaaaattgttcgcctcaattaatgaatgattcatataagccttaaattagaaagtattaagatatacgaagtttggatgtttataaaagaaaataatatttgAAGCAAATAGAGCTTATTGCATACGTATTTTGATAAAGATGAAAACTTGGCAGAAAAATTATGACAGTCAACCGACTGGACATAAGCTCAACCGATTGACTGAAGGTAAAACTGTTAAACAAGTTTAAAAtgaaatacttgagcaacataagaacaatccaagcaaaattatagtacaatgcacatgatatgATATACTCCAAGCTTATATGAATGCAATATgatacatgtgtatatcttgaattTGGTATCTTGAGATCTTTAAAGACAACGAAAATAtagatgatttatggctcactatattttgaaaatctgagcatgaagttattgagTATGATTTTGAAGAATAATTTGTGATATTGATATGAATGTGAAATtaatgcttatgatggatcaacATGGATAAATTGAGATGTTTTTCGACCATATTTCCCCGCCACCACTAGAGAAGCCAAGGTGGAGGAATTCCTAAATTTGACTTAGGGGTACCTGACGATTCAGTAGTACATGGTAAAATTTGTTGAATTGTCTCGCTTTGCCTCGTACATAGTTcaagatgaggcgaagaaggcaaaaaaatttaagagaggcttgaggcaagaaATTTATGAACAAGTGGTAGTTCTAAAGGAACAGGATTTCATAGAACTAGTAGATAAGGCCACCATTGCAGAGGCAAGCAGGTAAAGGGGTGCCGAGGAGCatagtcagaggaagaggcccacactTCTTGGATTTTAGGTGGGTACTAGCCGGGGCTCATGGAGGAGAGGCAGATATAGTAGGGGACAGAGACAGGATATGGAAAGCTGTGGGTTTTAGGGTGAGCAGACTTATCCTATTTTCCGTAGATGTGATAGGAAGCATGTGGGAGAGTGCCGAACGGGAAGGGATGTCTACTATCAGTATGGTAGACTGGGTCACCTGGCACAAGACTATCATGTGCAGCCGAGCAATGCTCTTGCTTTTAAACAATTCCAGGGAAACATCTAGGCACCTCGAGGAAGCCAGAAAAGGAATACCGCGTAGGCGTGGGTCTATGCACTGACACCAGGAGATGTTGAGGCAGctagcgatgtggtgacaggtattattaccATACTCtcaattaaagctattgttttatttgatttaaggGCCTCATATTCTTTTGTATCTATGGGATATATCAAGTTATGTGGGGTAAAAACTTAGTTGCTAGACACCGAATTATCAGTAACCACACTGAcaggatcagtagtgaggtgtcaaagggtacttaaagggtattcaggggagagtgctaccagctgacCTCATAGTGTtaaacatgcatggatttgatatgatattgggaaTGGACTAGTTAGCCGCCAACTATGTCAGCATCAACTGTCATTAGaaagaggtggtattcagacctctaggagagTAGGAGTTCCGATTCGTGGGGTCGCGCATGCGTTCCttaccacagctagtgtcagctattcaagcaagGAGGCTACTCCTGGATGGATGTAAGGGATAcataacttgtgtgaaggaaatgtcagagaaagaattgaaacttacCGATATTCCAatggtgaaggaattttcaaaTGTCTTTCCAGAGGAACTACCTGGATTACCTCTTGACTGTGAGGTTGAATTTGTCCCTGATTTGCTTCCAgggacaacaccgatttctaaagctccctacagaatggctctagcagagttgagagagttaaaagaatagttacaagaattattagataaaggatttatcaaacctagtggATAACCCTTGGGAGCGcaagttctatttgtaaagaagaaagacgggatgataaggatgtgcatcgactacaaggagataaataaagtgacagttaagaacaagtatcatctTCTTTATATTAATGACTTGTTCGATCAGCTCCACAGAACacgggtctattctaagattgatcttcgctttgggtaccatcaagtgagggtcaaggcagaggatgttccATAGATAGTGTTCCAAActcagtatggccattatgagtttttagttatgccttttgaactgacgaatgctcctactgcattcatggacttgatgaacaaagtttttcataagtacttagaccagtttgtagtaattttcattgatgatatattggtctattcgagaaatcctgaggagcatgaaacacatttaaggctggtacttcagatacTCAGAAAAAGTTGTAGGCCAAATTTAAGAAGTGTAAATTTTGGTTAGAACGAGTTACTTTGCTTAGGTATGTGGTATCCGAGGATGGTATCTCTatagatccaagcaagatagaggcagtagttaACTGGGCAAGACcgaggaatgttcaagagatcagaagtttcttgggactggtaggATATTAGTTCGTAGAGGGGTTTTCTAGGccatcagggcctctgacacagctaactaggaagaatattaagtttgaatggaatgacaattgtgagtagagcttccaggaattaaagcagtggctcatcactgcactagttttgactattccatcaggagatggtgaattcgtaatctacagtgatgcatctcagaaGGGGCTcggatgtgtgctaatgcaataggggaaatttgtagcctatgcttctcgtcaacttaaagaGCACAAGAAGatctaccctacacatgatttagagttggttgcagtggtgtatgcattaaagatctggagacattatctgtatggtgggaagtgtgaaatatttacaaatcataagagtttaaagtatttctttacgcagaagaagttaaatatgaggcagaggaggtggctcgaactgattaaagattacgattgtaccatcagttaccacccagggaaggctaacgtggtagctgatgcattgagctgTAAATCAGGGTGTGCATCCGTATCAGCAATAGTGACTGCACCTCAGATTAGAATGGttttagaaagacttggtgtagAACTGGTAGAGGGTAATCATCACGCATTAATTGCTTATTTGGAACTTCAATCGACTTTGTTGGGGAGAATTAAAATTGCACAAATGCA
It encodes the following:
- the LOC131162095 gene encoding pectinesterase 31, with the protein product MAGRVIRVAQDGCGDYRTVQEAIDAVPLNNATRTVIQVSPGIYRQPVYVPKTKNFITLAGLHPEDTVLTWNNTATKIDHHQTSQVIGTGTFACGSAIVEGADFVAENITFENYSPEGSGQAVALRVTADRCAFYNCRFLGWQDTLYLHYGKQYLKDCYIEGSVDFIFGNSTVLLEHCHIHCKSAGFITAQSRKSSEDTTGYVFFRCVITGNGGTSYMHLGRPWGPFGRVVFAHTFMDVCIKSEGWNNWGKTENERTACFYEYRCFGPGSCPSKRVTWARELAAEEAKYFLMHNFIDPDPVRPWLAQRMALKIPYSA